The genomic DNA CCTGACCAATTACACGGAAATGGCAAGAGTCACGGGAGTTCCTTTTAATTTCCTGCTATCGAAAGGTCAGCAGGTCAAATTCATCAGTCAGCTGTTCAGAAAAGCGCTCGAGCAACAGCTGGTGGTCCCAGATCTTAAGTCTGAGGGATCAGACGAGCAGTATGAAGGTGCGACCGTCATCGAACCGACCAGAGGATATTACGACGTACCGGTAGCAACGCTCGATTTCGCCTCCCTGTATCCAAGTATTATGCAGGCTCACAACCTCTGCTACACCACCCTTCTGAACAAGAATGCCGTTGAGAAGATGAACCTCAAAAAGGATGAGGACTATATCGTCACGCCAAACGGAGATCTCTTCTGCACTACCAAAGTCCGGAAGGGACTTCTATCACAAATTCTTGAGGAGCTTCTCGGAGCGAGAAAGCGTGCCAAGAAAGAATTGGCAGTCGAAACAGATCCGTTCAAGAAAGCTGTGCTAAATGGTCGTCAGCTAGCATTGAAGATCAGCGCCAACTCTGTCTATGGGCTGACTGGAGCGACAGTTGGCAAGCTGCCCTGTCTAGCCATTGCCAGTAGTACCACATCATATGGACGTCAAATGATTGAAAAGACCAAGGAGGAAGTCGAAGCCAGATACACCATCGCAAACGGTTATAGCCACGATGCTCAAGTTATCTATGGAGACACGGATTCTGTCATGGTGAAGTTTGGACCCAACGACCTCGCCAAAGCCATGGAGCTGGGAAATGACGCGGcagactacgtttcgagcAAATTCATCAAGCCCATCAAGCTCGAATTCGAAAAAGTGTACTATCCTTATCTTCTTATCAACAAGAAGCGCTACGCAGGCCTGTACTGGACGAAGCCAGAAAAGTGGGACAAGATGGATACCAAAGGTATCGAGACTGTTCGCCGAGACAATTGCCGCTTGGTGCAGAATCTCATCGAAACAAGCTTAAAGATGCTGCTCATCGATCAAGACGTCCAGGGTGCTCAGGAGTAAGTTTTTGACTTTGCCTTCCTCCTTTTGATGCGCAGAAGCTCTGGCAGGGTCTGTTCCCGAGCCCATCCGATGCaacacaacaacacaacTACAGTTTGCACAATTGCTAATTTTGTCCGTATAGTTATGTCAAGGATACCATTTCCGAGCTTCTGCAGGGTCGCATCGATCTTTCGAACCTCGTCATCACAAAAGCTTTGACGAAGACGGATTATGCCTCCAAACAAGCACATACGGAACTCGCCGAGCGCATGCGAAAGCGGGATGCCGGTTCGGCGCCTGCGCTCGGTGATCGAGTGGCGTATGTCATGGTGAAAGGAGCTGCTGGTTCCAAAGGCTACGAGAAATCGGAAGATCCCATGTTCGTGCTCGAGAACAACTTGCCTATCGATACCAAGTACTACCTGGACAATCAACTCGCGAAACCTTTGGGACGTATCTTCGAACCCATTCtcggcgagaagaaggcagcctCGCTCCTCACGGGAGAGCACACTCGTTCAGTCACAGTTTCGGCGCCGACAATGGGTGGGCTCATGAAATTTGCCAAGAAGACCGAGACGTGTTTGGGTTGCAAGAAACCCTTGACATCAAAAGAAGAGAGTGGCGGTGCGGTCGGAGCTGAGTGCCGACCGCGCTTTGGAGAATTGTATCAGCGAAGCTTAGCCAAAACGGCAGAGCTTGAAGTGCGATTTGCGAGACTCTGGACGCAGTGCCAGAGATGTCAGGGAAGTATGCACAACGAGGTCATTTGCTCGAGTCGCGATTGTCCGATCTTTTATATGCGCATGAAGGCAAAGAAAGACGTCGAGGAtgcggagaaggagattgaGCGCTTCGATCGAGATGCTACGCTGTGGTGAGGAGGCAGCAGCCGATTGACTGCCAAGGTTTGACGTGAGGGACGGCAGAGGAACTCTACAGCATGCACGGACTTTGCGCCGTTGTTGACACCTGATGATCTTTTCTCAAACAGCTGATTGCGCAAGACTCATGAAAGAATGAGATGGTATCCCAGCGAGTTGAGGCTGAAGGGTGGCGAGCTTCGTCGAAGGCTCCAACACTTTGGCGGTGGCGTACTACGATGATGGTGGCGGTGCTCAGAGTTACGTGTATCATGATCTTTCAGGAAAGCATAATGCCAGACATCTTTGAAATTCTGTACAAGCATTGCCCCGTTTCTGCCCTCTACGTTCTGTGCACGGTTTTCGACACCTGTCAAACCAGCTCTCGCCAACTGCTGTCAAAAACTGGTCAGTTGTGCGCGACATGTTTGATGTTGTAGCAGCGATGTGGTATCAAGTCAGCATTCGTGGTGGCTAGGCATCTGTGACAGTGCCTTATGTTGTGAGACTGATAGGTCCATACTGATCGGATCGCGCCGACTACGATCGATTCTCGTTTCGTCATGCCGCAACTCGTCCGCAGTGCTGAGGTCAAGTCGGTTGAAGATTGAGCATTGGCCAGCACCTGCTTCGTGCATGAGTCTTGTTGTTGGGATAGCCATATCTTCGCATCTGAGTTCTATGCGAGGGTGTTGCCTTCTGTCAATCTCCCTCAAGCATTGCTTGGCAATACGACATAGTTGCACAGACAAAGCATACATCAACAGCGTTCAAAACGTCGAAGCATGTTTTGATCAGTACGgtttcatcgtcatcgttaACTTTTGTCCTGCAGCGGCCAGCGCGTGTAGGAGCCCTCCTCTCGGAACGTTCAGAGCCTTGTGGAGCGTCTGAATTGACAAGACCCCTTCCCTCGAATCCTAAAGCCACGCGTGTTTGTGCGTAGTATGAAAGGGTGTTGGGTGAGTCTGCACAAAGCATCATTCCAGCTATCATCGAGCCAGGACTCTGCAGACTCTGACAAGCCTGTCCGACGAGATCAAGTTCATGTTGTCTCAACGGAGTAGGCTGAAGTCGGTGCTGCATCCACAGGCGTGGGGTGTGGCTGCTGGTGCTCGTGGAGAGGCCGTTGAGAAGGTCTGATGCAACCTGTGGCGTGTCACGGTTGACGGGCCAGTGTCGGCCCCCGCAGAAAGTGTTTGAGCAGCATTGGACCTTGATTCATGCAGAACAAATGCTGAAGCGACGGGAACCTCGCCTTGGCATTTGCTGCAGGTTGGCTCACACATGCGTCGACCGGGCAGGGCTCCTCATCAGCCGGACGATCGTGTTAGACTCTGTTGGCTGACATGAACCGTATTCCGTCTCGTTGTGTTGTCGATAGCATTGTCGGGAGCGTCAGGTGAGATCCGTGATGAGCGCGCGAGGTCGTCCTCAgactgcagcagcatctgATCAGTGAACTAAGCGGCATTCGAGCAGCTAGAATGATCAAGTGCCCTGGGTCACCTGGAAGGGAGCGTCAACGTGCGGAACGACAGCGTTGGAACCTGGTGAGAGAGACTCCTCGGAGACCAAAGCGGTAGGCCGTGCGCGCTGACAGTCGAATAGGGAAGGAGCTATCCATGTTCGCTCCTTCCGAGTGCACGGAGTGTAGCCAGAAATACCTACTTTCTGCCCTCGTGCTCTTGCTTACTGTACACGTGAGTCAAATGCCTTTTCCCTCCCGATCAGTTCGTGTCTCGCGTTGGAGTCGCGGAGATAGAGGATGGCATTGCGATCCTTTGGAAGCTGAAGTCGTGTAGCACGCGTTGTGCTCGCCGCGCTGCCCAGCTTTTCTGCAGGTACGGAGTCAAAAAGCACTTCGGCACCAGGATTGTTCTGCAGCTCCAGCGCCTCTCAAAGCCTCAAACCCCCGATCGGCAGCGATTGGCTCGCACCACCAGCATCCTAGTCGCGCTCGGCCGGGCGAACAACACAAGTCAGAAGGCTGCAGGCACATGCGGCTGAGCGGACCTCCTGAaacgcgcagcagcagcatcacgTCGAGGCCGTCGCCGTGTCGAGGCTGGCCAGCAGTACGACGAGCTCCCACGGCACTGGAAACGCTCTGCACCGCCATTGCCGCACGCGCTCAGACGCGTGCGGGTGAGTCTGGGCAGAGGGGCAAAAGCCGTCGTTCAACGTACAGCACAGCGTTGGCATGTTTTGGTGGAGGCCCCTACCTCCTAGTATGCTCCTGGCGGGCGCAGGTGACGCGTGATAGGCCCGCTCCGCGCTGGCGCTGCACCGCCGCGAGCAGGGCCGGCTATTCTGTTCTGCTCTGGTGCTGTGCGTGCGATGGCCGGACCCCCTCGCACCCCGGGTGCGCTACATCACACGATCTGTCTCTTGGACCGCCAGCAGGCAAGATCCATAGAACAGCCGCTGGAGCTTTGTGAGACAAGTTTTATCAAAGAGACTTAGCAGAGCCGCGCAAGACAACCATGCGGCATGCGGCCTGCCGCAGCAATGCGAGGGAAGCGTGGTTTGTGCAGACTGCCCGGCGCGTCCAACTCCAGCATCCCAGCGCCGGCGCTGTGTGCGCCTCTGTGTGTGTACGGTGTACTGTACCCAGTGCATGTACTGCACTGTACCAGATGCTGCGTGAGCGCTAGCGTGCGCTTGGAGGGCGTGACCATTGGGTCCGCTTGTCCTGAGCCTGAGCTTGCCCTGCCAGTGGTCTCATCGGCGGCGGGATCGACGACAGCCCGCACGACTTCTAGGATTCGGCTTGTGTGTGGACAAGGGGGGCGCGCGCCCCGTGCTCGTCTCGTCTGGGAGAGCAGACCCAGCGACAGCGCCCGCCAGTCATCAAATCGAGTTTACCCACCACGCGTTTGCTCCCAATCCCATCACTTATCGCCCCGTCTTCATCCCTCTCAAGCAGCATCATTGCCTCGCCGTCACTCTTTTGGTGCTGTTCTGGTGCTGTGCTTTGTCCTACTTCCCTTCCACTACTCACTGCCATACGTTCTTTTTGTCCCGCCGTCACTCCTTTCGGCGCGAAGTCGTTCTTTCCTCTTTCCAACTATCACTTCATTCATTTAGTTGCGGCTGCGCCAGGAGGCTCGGATCaccggcagcagcaatctcGACGAGCGACGACCGACACATCATCGACGCGAAGAGATCCAGTGGTATTGCTATCGCTTCCGCCTGATCCTACGACTACCCCCTGTGCGCTCTCACCGCACTGCAGGCTGGCCCACACTTACCCACCACTCCGCCCGCGCACCTCTCACGCGCCGACCGACGATTTTGATATCGATTCTCCTCCGACCGCACAGGCTGTGCCACGACGAGACGACCCCATCTCAGCTCCAATTCTCCGCAGCGGCCGCAAACATGGCCGACGTAATGCCTCCGCCAGCGCCCGCCCATCAGGCACAGACACCCCAGGACACAAAGTCAAGCATGGCTTCATCCACCTCCCCCGAAAGCGTGCAACGCAGTAATTCGGTCAGCAATAGCGCATCCCGCCGCCCGCCGCGGAAAAGCACCCTCACCCAGCAACAGAAGAACCAGAAGCGTCAACGAGCTACCCAGGACCAGCTGATGACGCTGGAGGTTGAATTCAACAAGAATC from Cercospora beticola chromosome 3, complete sequence includes the following:
- the POL3 gene encoding DNA-directed DNA polymerase delta → MPGVLTQSPAKVPSKRVLQDSTALRRNQQVSPNKKRKLEDAKPQFKRPGPRGKNGVGSSQPKSQFEEEVLEKLTQDIDALKHNNAEKDQQWARPSLDDFNEKSDTLTFQNIDVEEGTLHGGKTTVKLFGVTEEGHSVLLHVTDFLHYLYVAAPISFTKNDCEPFKVFLESTLAQHSAAIHSVQMVLRENMFGFQGNTKSPYLKITVTDPKYISRLRTAIQTGNANYKGLWKSAEGGILTFDNIQYTLRFMIDTSVAGMSWVGVNSGKYHMIPQRDRQSHCQIEAYCHYRDIIAHPVDGEWSKMAPLRVLSFDIECAGRKGVFPEANVDPVIQIANVVTRYGEEKPFVRNVFCMDTVSSIVNTQLFEFDNEEKMLMAWRDFLEEVDPDVIIGYNIANFDFPYLLDRAAHLKVGRFPFWSRLKNVKSVAKDTNFASKQMGNRDSKATNTNGRLQLDLLQLVQRDYQLRSYTLNSVSAHFLKEQKEDVHHTMITELYNGTPESRRRLAVYCLKDAFLPQRLMDKLMCLTNYTEMARVTGVPFNFLLSKGQQVKFISQLFRKALEQQLVVPDLKSEGSDEQYEGATVIEPTRGYYDVPVATLDFASLYPSIMQAHNLCYTTLLNKNAVEKMNLKKDEDYIVTPNGDLFCTTKVRKGLLSQILEELLGARKRAKKELAVETDPFKKAVLNGRQLALKISANSVYGLTGATVGKLPCLAIASSTTSYGRQMIEKTKEEVEARYTIANGYSHDAQVIYGDTDSVMVKFGPNDLAKAMELGNDAADYVSSKFIKPIKLEFEKVYYPYLLINKKRYAGLYWTKPEKWDKMDTKGIETVRRDNCRLVQNLIETSLKMLLIDQDVQGAQDYVKDTISELLQGRIDLSNLVITKALTKTDYASKQAHTELAERMRKRDAGSAPALGDRVAYVMVKGAAGSKGYEKSEDPMFVLENNLPIDTKYYLDNQLAKPLGRIFEPILGEKKAASLLTGEHTRSVTVSAPTMGGLMKFAKKTETCLGCKKPLTSKEESGGAVGAECRPRFGELYQRSLAKTAELEVRFARLWTQCQRCQGSMHNEVICSSRDCPIFYMRMKAKKDVEDAEKEIERFDRDATLW